TGAAGGCGGAGCTGTTTCCCGCACATATCCGCGCGCTGGGCGTCGCGTTGCCTTATGCGTTGGCGAACACATTGTTCGGCGGAACGGCGGAGTTCGTCGCGCTGTGGTTCAAGCAGGCGGGCATGGAACCGGCATTCTATATCTATGTGACGGTGATGATCGCCATATCGCTGAGCGTCTATGTGAAGATGCGGGACAGCGGGAAACATAGCCTGATCCGGGAGGATTGATCGGGCCATGAGACAGCGAGTTGGACAGTTGTGAGCGTTTTTCGTATCGCAAACTATTTAACATAATATATATTATCGAACTTTTATTATCATGATGCGCGGGGGTGGTCAGCGCGCTGTGTAACACCTATCGAACCGATCAACTTTTTCCATCTGCGTCAGGATATCCATGTCCACAGCCAGCCCCGCCGACATCATGCCATTAGCCGACGTCATGGCGCGACTGCGCGATCCCGACACGGGCTGTCCCTGGGACATCGAGCAGGATTTCGCGTCGATCGCGCCCTATACGATCGAGGAAGCCTATGAAGTCGCTGACGCGATCGCGCGTGAGGACATGGACGGTCTGCGCGACGAACTGGGCGATCTGCTGCTCCAGGTCGCTTTTCATAGCCGGATCGCCGAACAGGCCGGGCATTTCGCGTTGCAGGATGTGATCGACGCCATCACGCAGAAGATGATCCGTCGCCATCCCCATGTCTTTGGCGAAGGCGCGCGGCGCGAAGATGGGCATGTGCAGTGGGAAACGATCAAGGCGGCTGAACGGGCGGAGAAAGACCCCGATCCCAGCGCACTGGCCGGCGTGGCGATCGCCCTGCCCGCGTTGTTGCGCGCCGAAAAATTACAGAAGCGCGCCGCGCGGACGGGCTTCGACTGGCCCGATACGGTCGGCGTAGTCGACAAGATCGCCGAGGAACTGGATGAGGTGCAGAACGCCATCACGCAGGATGAGCGCGAGGAAGAGGTTGGCGACCTGTTGTTCGCCGTTGTCAACCTCGCACGGCATCTGAAGGTCGATCCGGAAACAGCTCTGCGCAAGGCCAATGAGAAATTCGATCGGCGGTTTCGGGCCATGGAGGACATGGCGGGTAACGCGTTCGCTGGGCTGGCGCTGGATGACAAGGAAGCCCTGTGGCAGCGCGCCAAGCAGCGGGAAAAAGCGAGCAGCCGTTAAAGCGTGACGGGATGCAGCGCTTCGCCGGTCGCTTCAAATCTCGAGATATTGGCGATTGTGGTAGCGGCGATGGCAGTCAAAGCCTCGGCGGTGAAGAAGGCCTGATGCCCGGTTATGAGGACGTTGGGAAAGGTCAGCAACCGGGCGAACATATCGTCCTGAATGGGTTGGTCCGAAAAATCGGCGAAGAAAAGCGACTCTTCCTCCTCATAGACATCCAGACCGACATAGCCGATCCGCCTCTGTTTCAGCCCGTCGATCACGGCATGCGTGTCCACCACGCCGCCGCGGCTTGTGTTGATCAGCATGACGCCTGCCTTCATGCGGGCGATCGCATCCGCATCCACCAGATGATGCGTATCGGGCGTCAACGGACAATGGAGTGAGATGATGTCCGATCGGTCCAGCAGTTCATGCCAGGACACATAGGCGGCGCCCATTTCCGTCAGCGCATGGGCATCTGGAAAAGGATCATAGGCGATCACCCGGCAATCGAAGCCACGCATGATGCGGGCGATATTCAGGCCGATCTTACCAGTACCCACGATCCCCACCGTGCGTCCGCGCAGATCGAAGCCCAGCAGGCCATCCAATGCGAAATTGCCTTCGCGGCCCCGGGCATAGGCCTTGTGGGTCTTACGGTTGAGCGTCAGGATCATCGCGACGGTATGTTCCGCGATCGCATCGGGCGAATAGGCTGGCACGCGCCCTACCGCCAAATTCAACGCAGCCGCCGCATGCAGATCGACATGGTTGAACCCCGCGCTGCGCAGCGCGAGAAAGCGGACGTCCAGTCCGGCCAATATCTCCATTGCGGGGCGATCGAGTCGATCATTTACGAAGGCGCAGATGGCACCGCACCCTGCCGCCAAAGAAGCCGATCGCGCGTCGAGCCGGGTTTCTAGATAGACAAGGTCATGCCTGTGCCCGGCCGCTTCATTAGCCTGATCGAGAAAGCGGCGATCGAAAGCATGGGTACTGAAAACGGCGACTTTCAAGATGTGCGTCCCCAACAGGAGGGCAAGCTAAAGACGATCGATCTACCCTTCACTCCGCTTCGCATAGCGCGCAAAGGCGGCGTCCGACAGGCGCACGTCGACCCGGCTTTCCTCGCCCTCGACGGCACTGGACAGCACTTCGCCATGTTCGTGAAGCCAGGCCATCGTCGCGCCGTCCGACACGGGGATGCGCAGGCCATAGACTTTCGCGCCGCGAGTCATGCGGTCACTGATGGCGCGCTGGAGCGTATCCACCCCTTCACCGGTCAGGGCCGACAGGATCACGACATCGTCGCGGCGGGCCGCTGTTTCGCGCGCCAGGGCGGCATCATCGTCGTTCAACAGGTCCAGCTTGTTCCAGGCTTCCAGGATCGGTGGGGCATCCGGCTCCCCTTCCCTGCGGTCCAACGCCGCTTCGCCCGCCACGCCCAGTTCGCCCAGCACGTCGAGCACGTCGTCGCGCTGCGCGTCGCTATCGGGATGGGCGATGTCGCGGACATGGACGATGAGGTCGGCCGACAGCACCTCCTCCAGCGTCGCGCGAAAGGCAGCGATCAACTGGGTCGGCAGGTCGGATACGAAGCCCACGGTGTCGGACAGGATCGCCTTGTCCAGGCCGGGCAGCGCGATCTGGCGCATGGTGGGATCCAGCGTTGCGAACAGCAGATCCTCCGCCATGACGGTGGCGCCGGTCATGCGATTGAAGAGCGTCGATTTCCCGGCATTGGTATAGCCCACGAGCGCGATCACCGGCCAGGGCGCGCGTTGGCGCCGGGCCCGGTGCAGGCCGCGGGTCCGCGTGACCTGGTCCAGTTCCTTGCGGATCTTTGCCATGCGATCGCGGATCATGCGCCTGTCCGCCTCGATCTGG
This window of the Sphingobium sp. CR2-8 genome carries:
- the hflX gene encoding GTPase HflX, whose protein sequence is MAIFNRDSDDEVARGARAVVVHAETHNGDRRDSDARLEEARGLALAIGIDVRAAQAFRVRDRKPATLFGSGQVEQIATLARQEEAELIIVDNSLSPVQQSNLEKACEAKVIDRTGLILEIFGERAATNEGRLQVELAHLDYQAGRLVRSWTHLERQRGGFGFLGGPGETQIEADRRMIRDRMAKIRKELDQVTRTRGLHRARRQRAPWPVIALVGYTNAGKSTLFNRMTGATVMAEDLLFATLDPTMRQIALPGLDKAILSDTVGFVSDLPTQLIAAFRATLEEVLSADLIVHVRDIAHPDSDAQRDDVLDVLGELGVAGEAALDRREGEPDAPPILEAWNKLDLLNDDDAALARETAARRDDVVILSALTGEGVDTLQRAISDRMTRGAKVYGLRIPVSDGATMAWLHEHGEVLSSAVEGEESRVDVRLSDAAFARYAKRSEG
- the mazG gene encoding nucleoside triphosphate pyrophosphohydrolase, producing the protein MSTASPADIMPLADVMARLRDPDTGCPWDIEQDFASIAPYTIEEAYEVADAIAREDMDGLRDELGDLLLQVAFHSRIAEQAGHFALQDVIDAITQKMIRRHPHVFGEGARREDGHVQWETIKAAERAEKDPDPSALAGVAIALPALLRAEKLQKRAARTGFDWPDTVGVVDKIAEELDEVQNAITQDEREEEVGDLLFAVVNLARHLKVDPETALRKANEKFDRRFRAMEDMAGNAFAGLALDDKEALWQRAKQREKASSR
- a CDS encoding 2-hydroxyacid dehydrogenase codes for the protein MKVAVFSTHAFDRRFLDQANEAAGHRHDLVYLETRLDARSASLAAGCGAICAFVNDRLDRPAMEILAGLDVRFLALRSAGFNHVDLHAAAALNLAVGRVPAYSPDAIAEHTVAMILTLNRKTHKAYARGREGNFALDGLLGFDLRGRTVGIVGTGKIGLNIARIMRGFDCRVIAYDPFPDAHALTEMGAAYVSWHELLDRSDIISLHCPLTPDTHHLVDADAIARMKAGVMLINTSRGGVVDTHAVIDGLKQRRIGYVGLDVYEEEESLFFADFSDQPIQDDMFARLLTFPNVLITGHQAFFTAEALTAIAATTIANISRFEATGEALHPVTL